The DNA region CTTTAAGTCCTGCCAGTGAGGATACCCCCGATTTGGTGCGAGTGGTTCCCGATCAAATTATTGATGCAAAAGCAATGGTTAGGCTTCAACTGGCAGCAGTAGTTGAGGAATCCAGGTTTGATTTGACAGAGTTACAGATAGAAGAACCAGTATCAATTACTGCCTCTCAAACTGATCAGCCCTCTCAAATTCCACCACTACAAGAATTTGAGTTTGAAGTCGCCACGATCGCTGTCGATTCCGTACCAGACACACCTCCAGGAATTGATCTACAGCCCTTTGAATTTGAGATAGTCACCCTGGAGAGGCGACAGGTAGCCAATCCAGAGTTTGAAGAAGCTTTCCAAATGGTTGACCAGGCTGTAGTTGGGCATAGTGGCGAGCATTTAAGTGATGTGCAACAACACATCCTGCGATGCTCCTGGGAGGGAATGACGTATGGCGAGATGGCTAGCACAAGTGCTTATACAACTGGCAGCCTTAAAAGGGCTGGAACTAAATTATGGCAGCTATTATCGGATGTCTTTACGGAGGAGATTAAGAAAACGAATATTAGAGCCGTGCTAGAGCAATTAGCCACGCTTGGCGGCGAACCGGGGTTGGTGATTCATCGACAGCAACAACAAGGATGGGAATTTGTTGAAGTTCTGGGTGAAGAGACATGGCTGGAAATGGTACGAATTCCAGGGGGAAGTTTTGTCATGGGCGCACCTGCAACTGAGGCAGAGAGCACGAATGCTGAACGCCCGCAACATGACGTTAGGATTCAACCCTTCTTTATCGGTAAGTATCCAGTCACCCAGGCTGAGTGGAAAGCAGTTGCAGCCTTGCCCCAGGTAAATCGTGAACTTGACCCTGACCCATCACGCTTTAAGGGCAGCGATCGCCCGGTAGAGCGGGTGTCCTGGTATGACGCTGTAGAATTTTGCGATCGCCTCTCCCAACTCACAGGTAGACCGTACCGATTGCCCAGTGAAGCGGAATGGGAGTACGCCTGTCGTGCCGGAACAACGACTCCATTCCATTTCGGGGAAACCATTACCACGGATTTGGCAAACTACTATGGTGAGTCAACCTATGGTCGTGGCCCAAAGGGCATTTATCGTCAGGAAACAACCACCGTTGGCAGTTTTGGGGTTGCTAATGCCTTTGGGCTGTTTGATATGCACGGGAATGTGTGGGAGTGGTGCCTGGATCACTGGCATGGCGATTACAAAGGTGCCCCAACGGATGGGAGTGCCTGGGTAAAGGGTGGAGATAGTAATTTGCGGCTGTTGCGCGGTGGTTCGTGGGACGGCTATCCCTGGAACTGTCGTTCTGC from Leptodesmis sichuanensis A121 includes:
- a CDS encoding formylglycine-generating enzyme family protein, with amino-acid sequence MQRFRNTASEKAQELADMMAVLPVNWSVIRLIQKNLIQEEPWQPTGALYLAEIFLSGLLRPVSAGSKHSSKHQKTPQYDFVEGVRDVLLGTIPISEARAVGQEVAEAVFKQLPAEVQERVNADIARRYGDALSYFEAFLIPDLPWGDFAAAEIFLFARVNRQVLQRWGSVYAALAEELEQAILPPEAIANAALKYHLEGIQHSILDNFAQRQHQFRIAGHPAGVHSEYYLTEVELAGGQDLEITVTDYTLLSLQESYALFELSLNIRFAVRILYFDVGTLSPASEDTPDLVRVVPDQIIDAKAMVRLQLAAVVEESRFDLTELQIEEPVSITASQTDQPSQIPPLQEFEFEVATIAVDSVPDTPPGIDLQPFEFEIVTLERRQVANPEFEEAFQMVDQAVVGHSGEHLSDVQQHILRCSWEGMTYGEMASTSAYTTGSLKRAGTKLWQLLSDVFTEEIKKTNIRAVLEQLATLGGEPGLVIHRQQQQGWEFVEVLGEETWLEMVRIPGGSFVMGAPATEAESTNAERPQHDVRIQPFFIGKYPVTQAEWKAVAALPQVNRELDPDPSRFKGSDRPVERVSWYDAVEFCDRLSQLTGRPYRLPSEAEWEYACRAGTTTPFHFGETITTDLANYYGESTYGRGPKGIYRQETTTVGSFGVANAFGLFDMHGNVWEWCLDHWHGDYKGAPTDGSAWVKGGDSNLRLLRGGSWDGYPWNCRSAARYNNNPDNRYGTFGFRVVCAAARTQA